In a single window of the Chitinophagales bacterium genome:
- a CDS encoding PKD domain-containing protein — MSKKVILLLLFTACNLFLFNNYVFNNAVQAPAGYTNAPGDNGGCKTSGCHVGATEFTGGNATDINFGFFSGSHTAYTKNDNYIFQINFNGSSAQNNYGWQVTALDASGNAIGTLGTQNQSTVALSSQGGRDYVGHFNHSGTGAYIFNWVAPSNYLQGTATFYIAAVSNGGLGERVYYKTFTFDPDSTIVAPSLSADFTVDDTIPCLGETINFTQQSTGNPVGYSWDFGAGATPQTSTDPNPSVVYSSAGLKSVGLTITDSNGDTDRENKINFINVNPGPNADVGPDLVMCSGGTVQLQASGGVAYQWSPSTGLSNANVPNPIAAPSDSTVYSVEVTDSLGCTNSDEVQVAVINAPILNLNDASICPGDSVVLDAGNPGFDYDWSTGSTDQSIKIGQAGTYSVTVSSGGVCAASDTVVIMHLSAPIADAGQDISICQGETVQLGSAPVQGLDYTWQPNASLSSLNVSDPFATPILNTDYIVEVVDPNTSCTDMDTVSVSINPLPQVQVGGLDTLYCISDNVPVSLTLNPSGGNLSGPGISGTDFTPSAAGIGNHQIIYQYTDPQTNCSNSDTISVEVVPDPTASFDNLQTEYCIYNNDFVLQGSPVGGVFYINGQSETSFSPSTLGAGVHDVEYVYTVGTCSDTATEQVTVIGNIQVGIDPLGAVFCKGDNTPYALSGTPAGGTFSGFGVQGSDFIPELAGVGTGSIRYEFDTAACTFVSFLPVAVHGVELGNDTSICEGDSALLDASVLISNIQWSTGDTSPALKVSPAVSTTEMYIVSGTDAEGCNTSDTVEVTTVPRPSVSFTNLDSTYCSTDAIVTLTGTPSGGVFSGPGVIGNLFDPANAGVGGPHTITYTYQTQAGCQVSSSQEVLVLQGFSNPDFIGLDSIYCVNNGAVMLQGTPAGGVFSGTGVVDSAFLPYFAGVGIHNLSYGIQSGNGCGAVKTVQVEVKARPQVQFDPLPASVCSNSGSIALSASPQGGVFNGSGVQDSIFNPALVNVGNTNVISYTYTDSFSCSRKVDQMLSVLPKPNASINGHPVNKCEGDNPVVFNGQPAGGQFYINGVAGNTLEPDSSALGVNSIQYVVIGNNACSDTAFSSIRVFARPQVSFNIQENQTCAYPINIGLSVNPAGGVFSGGGVSSENTFIPSNGSIGANLISYTYTDSNACSRTMYDSIEVLALPELQVLGLEAQYCNTDDTVALSLSPAGGLLSGPGTSGNNFVPSQAGVGSYNIRYVVTDINNCVNAQSINVSVDNCTGMSDPKKELSWNVYPNPSSGIVNVYFDQVAEQFLKWTLMDLQGKQVLLEGIERLNNPGGFKLDISSLMQGVYLLRVENETTSSVKRIVRY; from the coding sequence ATGTCGAAAAAAGTCATTTTACTCCTGCTTTTTACAGCTTGCAATCTATTCCTTTTTAACAATTATGTATTTAATAACGCTGTTCAGGCTCCGGCTGGTTATACCAATGCTCCGGGAGATAACGGGGGATGCAAAACCTCGGGATGCCATGTCGGTGCTACTGAATTTACAGGGGGCAATGCTACGGATATAAATTTTGGATTTTTTTCAGGCTCCCATACTGCGTACACAAAAAATGACAATTACATTTTCCAAATAAATTTTAACGGATCTTCCGCCCAAAACAATTACGGCTGGCAGGTGACCGCTTTGGATGCTTCTGGCAATGCCATTGGAACTTTGGGTACTCAAAATCAATCTACTGTTGCGCTTTCCAGTCAGGGGGGGAGAGATTATGTAGGACACTTTAACCACTCGGGTACTGGAGCCTATATTTTCAATTGGGTAGCTCCATCAAACTATTTACAGGGAACAGCCACTTTTTATATTGCTGCAGTTTCCAATGGAGGGCTTGGCGAACGTGTTTATTACAAAACTTTCACTTTTGATCCCGATTCAACAATTGTAGCACCTTCTCTATCTGCTGATTTTACAGTGGATGATACAATTCCCTGCCTCGGAGAGACCATTAATTTTACACAGCAATCCACAGGCAATCCTGTGGGTTATTCATGGGATTTTGGTGCCGGAGCTACACCGCAAACGAGCACGGATCCCAATCCTTCTGTTGTGTATAGTTCAGCAGGATTAAAATCTGTGGGGCTGACTATTACTGATTCCAATGGAGATACAGACAGGGAAAATAAGATCAACTTTATCAATGTAAACCCCGGGCCCAATGCGGATGTCGGCCCTGATCTAGTAATGTGTTCAGGGGGCACAGTGCAATTACAGGCCTCAGGAGGGGTGGCTTATCAATGGTCTCCAAGTACTGGTCTGAGCAATGCAAATGTTCCCAACCCAATAGCCGCACCATCGGATTCTACTGTTTATTCAGTTGAAGTTACAGACTCATTGGGTTGTACCAATTCGGACGAAGTACAGGTTGCTGTGATCAATGCACCAATACTAAACTTAAATGATGCCTCGATTTGTCCGGGGGATTCTGTTGTATTGGATGCTGGAAATCCCGGCTTTGATTATGACTGGAGTACAGGAAGTACCGATCAAAGTATTAAAATCGGACAGGCGGGAACTTACAGTGTTACCGTTAGCAGTGGTGGTGTATGTGCTGCATCCGACACTGTAGTGATTATGCACCTTTCAGCACCGATTGCAGATGCAGGGCAGGATATAAGTATTTGCCAGGGAGAAACAGTTCAGCTTGGCAGTGCTCCGGTACAGGGACTTGATTATACCTGGCAGCCGAATGCTTCGCTTTCCAGCCTGAATGTTTCAGATCCTTTTGCCACGCCAATTCTCAATACTGATTATATTGTGGAAGTTGTTGATCCCAATACTTCCTGTACAGATATGGACACGGTTTCTGTCAGCATCAATCCGCTTCCGCAGGTGCAGGTCGGTGGATTGGATACGCTTTATTGTATTTCAGATAATGTTCCTGTTTCACTTACCTTAAATCCGAGTGGTGGAAATCTAAGCGGCCCGGGAATCAGCGGTACGGATTTCACCCCTTCTGCCGCAGGCATTGGAAACCATCAGATAATATATCAATATACCGACCCTCAAACAAATTGCAGCAATTCGGATACAATAAGTGTAGAAGTAGTCCCCGATCCAACTGCAAGTTTTGATAATTTACAAACAGAATATTGCATATACAACAATGATTTTGTTTTACAGGGAAGTCCTGTTGGCGGTGTGTTTTATATCAATGGCCAGTCTGAGACTTCATTTTCTCCTTCAACTTTGGGTGCAGGTGTTCACGATGTTGAATATGTTTATACAGTTGGAACATGTAGCGATACTGCAACAGAACAAGTGACGGTAATAGGGAATATCCAGGTCGGTATTGATCCGCTTGGAGCAGTTTTCTGTAAAGGCGACAATACACCATATGCACTGAGTGGAACGCCTGCCGGAGGAACCTTCAGTGGTTTTGGTGTGCAGGGCAGCGATTTTATACCTGAACTTGCCGGTGTTGGAACCGGATCGATCAGATATGAATTCGATACCGCGGCCTGCACCTTTGTTTCATTCTTACCCGTAGCAGTTCATGGTGTTGAACTGGGAAATGATACCTCAATTTGTGAAGGCGATTCAGCACTGCTTGATGCTTCGGTTTTGATATCCAATATTCAGTGGAGTACAGGAGATACAAGCCCCGCTTTAAAAGTAAGCCCGGCTGTTTCAACTACTGAAATGTACATTGTAAGCGGAACGGATGCAGAGGGTTGTAACACATCAGATACTGTTGAAGTAACTACAGTACCAAGACCAAGTGTAAGTTTTACCAATTTGGATTCTACTTATTGCTCAACCGATGCAATTGTAACCTTAACAGGAACTCCATCAGGTGGAGTATTTTCAGGGCCAGGCGTAATCGGGAATTTATTTGATCCTGCAAATGCCGGAGTTGGTGGCCCGCATACAATCACTTACACTTATCAAACCCAGGCTGGTTGCCAGGTAAGCAGCAGCCAGGAGGTGCTTGTGCTTCAGGGCTTTTCAAACCCAGATTTTATAGGATTAGACAGTATTTATTGTGTGAATAACGGAGCAGTAATGCTTCAGGGAACACCGGCAGGTGGTGTTTTTTCAGGAACAGGCGTAGTAGATTCTGCCTTTTTGCCCTATTTTGCGGGTGTGGGTATTCACAACTTATCCTACGGAATTCAAAGTGGCAATGGATGTGGAGCGGTAAAGACTGTTCAGGTGGAAGTGAAGGCCAGGCCACAGGTTCAGTTTGATCCGCTTCCTGCATCAGTATGTTCCAATAGTGGAAGTATTGCTTTGTCCGCATCTCCACAAGGCGGTGTTTTTAATGGTTCAGGAGTTCAGGATTCCATTTTTAATCCTGCTTTGGTAAATGTGGGCAATACCAATGTCATTTCTTACACTTATACAGATTCCTTTTCCTGTAGTCGTAAGGTAGATCAGATGCTCAGCGTTTTGCCAAAACCAAATGCTTCTATTAATGGACACCCTGTAAACAAATGCGAAGGGGACAACCCTGTTGTGTTCAATGGTCAACCAGCTGGTGGGCAGTTTTACATCAATGGTGTTGCGGGCAATACACTTGAACCGGATTCATCAGCACTGGGCGTAAACTCAATTCAATATGTTGTGATAGGTAACAACGCATGCAGCGATACTGCGTTTTCTTCAATCCGTGTATTCGCCAGACCGCAGGTTTCTTTTAATATTCAAGAGAATCAGACTTGTGCTTATCCCATTAATATTGGTTTATCCGTAAATCCGGCAGGAGGGGTGTTTAGCGGTGGCGGAGTCAGTTCTGAGAATACGTTTATTCCTTCCAATGGGTCAATTGGAGCTAATCTAATTTCCTACACTTATACCGATAGCAATGCCTGCAGCAGAACAATGTACGATAGTATAGAAGTTTTGGCGTTGCCAGAGCTTCAGGTTCTTGGATTGGAAGCGCAATACTGCAATACGGATGATACAGTAGCTTTAAGTCTAAGCCCTGCTGGAGGATTGCTTTCAGGGCCGGGAACTTCGGGGAATAATTTTGTTCCATCGCAGGCCGGAGTGGGAAGCTATAATATTCGCTATGTAGTGACGGATATAAACAATTGTGTGAATGCCCAAAGTATCAATGTAAGCGTAGATAATTGTACCGGAATGTCTGATCCAAAAAAGGAGTTGAGTTGGAATGTTTACCCTAATCCAAGTTCAGGTATTGTGAATGTATATTTCGATCAGGTAGCAGAGCAATTCCTCAAATGGACTTTGATGGATTTGCAAGGCAAACAGGTTTTATTAGAGGGTATTGAACGCCTTAATAATCCGGGAGGCTTCAAATTAGATATCAGCAGTTTAATGCAGGGTGTTTATTTATTGAGGGTTGAAAATGAAACTACATCATCTGTAAAGCGTATAGTAAGGTACTAA